From one Pseudobdellovibrionaceae bacterium genomic stretch:
- the rplJ gene encoding 50S ribosomal protein L10 has product MMTRADKAQEISQISERFARAKAAFLVDFKGLTVEEVTSLRKQLHPLQSEMRVVRNTLARRALMDHPESESALKDQFVGTNAIVFAYDDVSAPAKLLADFSKDVEELQVKSGVMDGTALDEARIKYLATLPSKEQLRAQFLGLLQAPMGKFVRTLEAVPGGFARVLSAYKDKQA; this is encoded by the coding sequence ATGATGACTAGAGCCGATAAGGCGCAAGAAATCAGTCAGATTTCTGAACGGTTCGCCAGAGCGAAAGCTGCTTTCCTGGTCGACTTCAAAGGATTAACTGTTGAAGAGGTCACCAGTTTGCGTAAGCAGCTACACCCACTCCAATCGGAGATGCGGGTGGTTCGCAACACCTTGGCCCGCCGGGCACTTATGGATCACCCAGAATCTGAGTCTGCACTAAAAGACCAGTTTGTGGGGACCAATGCCATTGTTTTTGCTTACGATGACGTCAGCGCTCCTGCGAAGCTGCTGGCTGACTTTAGCAAAGACGTGGAAGAGCTCCAGGTAAAGTCAGGTGTTATGGACGGAACCGCGTTGGACGAAGCCAGGATCAAGTACCTGGCAACCTTGCCCTCAAAAGAGCAGCTTAGAGCCCAGTTCCTGGGACTTCTACAAGCTCCGATGGGCAAATTCGTTCGTACGCTGGAAGCTGTTCCTGGTGGATTTGCACGCGTGCTCAGCGCCTACAAAGACAAGCAAGCGTGA